The Gossypium hirsutum isolate 1008001.06 chromosome D03, Gossypium_hirsutum_v2.1, whole genome shotgun sequence genomic interval CCTCCCcatctctctgttttaccctccctccctacccgaccctctcctcttccgtcctaatcattttctcctcccatttcccactGATTCCGTTGATTAATCTGTCGTCATCGTTTCTTCTCGTCTCGGCATCAAATTTCCCTTCCCCATTTCCTCCCAACACTATCTGCTCCGCACACCAAAaccctctctttttctcttcaatataTTCACAAAATTGGAAATTCTAGCTTAATCCATTGAAGAAAGAGTGAAGcgttttttctttgatttttccatTCTTTTTAACATTTCTATTCTGTGTTTTTTGTCGGTTTTTTAGCCATGCTTGGTTCTACTCACTACTCCACCGCCGTCGACATGTGGTCTGTTGGATGCATCTTCGCCGAAATGGTTAGAAGGCAAGCATTGTTCCCGGGGGATTCTGAATTCCAGCAATTGCTCCACATTTTCAGGTATATTTGTTTCTTCCCAATGTATCTCTTCCTAGCTACCGCCCTTTTTCTCGTTCTTTTTTCTTAATTGGGTGAAAATTGAAAAGGTTACTGGGCACCCCAACTGAGAAGCAATGGCCTGGGGTTACCTCTCTAAGGGATTGGCACGTGTACCCACGGTGGGAGCCTCAGAACTTGGAACGCGCTGTTCCTTCCCTTTCTCCTGAAGGGGTTGATCTCCTCTCTGTAAGTCCTCATTCTTTTACTAAACATCAACAAACTGTTCAAATCAAAGCATCATAATATAGTCATGTTTTCTAATGTAGATTTATTCTTTGTTTCAAACAAATATCCGTTGATATAGTCTCATTTCAGCAGCAACCATTCTACATATTAGAGTTTAAGAAGAAAATTAAGTAccgttgaattttttttttacttctattaAGCTGCCAACAAGCAAACTCCCAAAAAGTTCAAATTATATAGTCAtggattaatttaaaaaatccaaaatgaTTGTGAAAAAAATTGTTAGTTTACAATCATAGTAATTTAAATACATTACAATAGTATGAATAATTCATATGATTCTCAAAatgcatgaaaaaaaaaactaagcatATTTGAGTCGGACAATACTTGTATTTGACACTTATCCAAGGGCAGGTCGTCTTCAACTCACAATTGCAGTCTTGCCATGGGGaagaattttgagagaaaaaaataaagtctAGCATGATTAACATTTAGGCCATGTGAATAGGACTAAGAGGGTAGAGAATACTGATAGAAAAAGCATCGAAGCTATTTAGAATTCACTTGGAATTTCGTTGCATGTTATACTAGGATTATAGCAATGGTCAGAGTGATTCAAGTCAATAAAAGCTTTTTAATCTATGATCATATGTTCAAAGTCAAATATTTAAAGAATAGAAAGGAACAAGTAGTgatatacatgaaatttatcaGTTCTATATGTCCACTGACCTTAATGCATAGGTATATGCACAGCAAAAGAAGGAACTGAAAGTAGTCTGTTTGGTGCCTTTTACTCTTTTAATTCCTATTTCCTTAGCCTTTTTGCAAGGATGCCAATTTCAAGTCATACAACATGATCATTGCCAAATAATTTTGGAATGATATAACACATAAAAAGGGTTTACCGTCTGTGACAATGACAACATTTAGTTCATGCTCATGATTTACTGATTTACTTCTCTATTACTTGCACATTTTGGAGGCTAATAGCTTCTTGTTTTTGGTTATTGCAGAAGATGCTTAAATATGACCCTGCAGAGAGAATATCAGCAAAAGCAGCTATGGATCATCCTTATTTTGACAGCCTTGATAAGTCCCAATTCTGAATTTGCATTGTATGGTTATAGTATTATATGGATTTTTTCTTTTCTCGCTTAGAATGGTACATTGCTTTTCACTAGGTGCTCGCTTCCTTGAGCCTAAACTCTAAAGCACCAACTTCTGAGCTTCAAAATATGTGTCGGGAGATTAGTTGTCATCAACTAGGTGATCCACAGTCTCTGACAAGTTGTTTTTTTATTCGTGTGTAACCTTTTACAAGTTTGTAATGATACAAATATCAACCAGTTCACTTTGAAACTTCTCTTGATATCTAATTTAATGCGGTTTTAATCTTTTCATTGAGCATCTTCGAGTAACTTCAAATGTcgattttttaacttttattgatctgtttatgttttttttttgttgaaaaaccAATGATGATGAGTAATGGATGTTTGGTTCTGGAACATCTTGTTTGAAGAAATTGTAATGACAGTTGAAGAGGATGTGAAAGGAGACATTGATGTGATGATTTTGCAATTATATATTTGTCATTGAACCATATTTGACTATGATCTTAAGTTTTGGTGCTAAATCGTCGTTGGTACAACAGTCTAATAGATTTCTACTTCAAATTAGACTGTGTTTCTAGTTTGGATTGTTTGTCACTTTTAGAAGGAAATCTGATTATAAGCATAGAACATATGTGCAGACCTTGagagaaaattgcaaaattttactGCTGTATACTTCCTTGGCCTCAAAGTAGATGGTTAAAATGCTTAAAACCCCCACAGTTTAATCCTTGAAATTGTTGAGTTTACGGTTTTCCTTTGAAATGATTGGAAAGTTAGGCTATCTAAATTTTAGTTCTgacaaaattcttttattttttctattaaatactTCTTTCAGCTCATGGTGACAAATTTGCTGCGAAAAGAATGAGAAGGCTGACCCAAAGGAGAGCTGTTGATTATACTAGTACTGTTGTGCGATATATGCAGGTATTTTTTCATGTTTAGTTGTTTTCATAAGCGTTTTTTTCTATATCTTTCTATAAGTTGTTGCATGGTCAAAATGGTGAATCTGATTAACATGGATGCTTATGTTTTTTCTTAGATGGCTTAAATGTCTCTTTATTATTGTGGTTGTTGGCCTTCTCTTTATCAATACGGGCATTGATTTCTCTATCATAGAAATCAGTTTGCTTTTTTCTTCTGCAGCCTTTTGCTCAAGTTTATTATTCAATGTACTTGGCTgctatattttaaagtttataaaggtCCACTATTATAGCCATAATTGTATCTTTATGATAGCTTAACTTATGGAGTTGTGTTTCAGATTGCTGCTAGAAAATCCATTAATATAGAGGCAAAATGACTTGGTCTTGCTTGCCATTGATGTATGGTGTTAAGATGTTCTTTTTTTGCTTCATGGGAAAAATAAGTTGATGTctttttatgtcatatttttccTAGTTACTAAGAGTAACTCCTCTTTATCATAGTTGTATGCTTGTTGAATCATATTGAAATGCTAGATACTTAACTGACTGAACTTGTTTGAATGTAGGAACTACAGTTCCATCAAACACCACTACTGCAATTCTTGCTGCTCCCAATTTGTCGAATCCCATGGCTACAGTTGTTGGTGCTGCTTCAAACCCATTAACCTATAATTTGTAGTTGAATTTCAATTATGATCCAAAATGCAACATATCAATGATGAAATACGGCGATGCATCTGCTTGAATTTCTCTGTCTAGTTTGCCTTTTAAGTCCCTTCTGATCTGGTATCCTTGgaaaattatttgttttgcacTCTTggcattttaatatcatattagaaTAACTAGTTTATAACTTTGGAGTAATGATTCATTGTAATTTTacccatttttatatatttctttaattttttaattcatcacAAGGTTCATGCCATAGGGGCAAagctaaaatcaaaaaataaaaaagaacctcATTGAGGAAGAAAATTCAGAGAATAAGGtaagaaaaccaaaaaatataGCAACTGAGAGAATATACAGAGCTATGTTTCTCCGACTCTTCATTTTGCTTGAAGTATCCCTTTTTTATACCCCTGTCAGagtattcatttttcttaaagtatctGGTTTCAACACCCATGCCCGACGATGAAAGAACCTCTTTGAGAAAGTTATACAatagatttattatataaattattttaaattatataaattcatataagaaaatttattatcaataattttatgaaattatatattattaaattatatgtaataataattattttaaattatacaaattcatataagataatttattagttataattattttaaattttattaaatcatatattttaattaaaatatatttaatattaatcatttcaaattatcttttatagtatcatatattatgatttgagtaaattcatata includes:
- the LOC107950073 gene encoding cyclin-dependent kinase B1-2, yielding MLGSTHYSTAVDMWSVGCIFAEMVRRQALFPGDSEFQQLLHIFRLLGTPTEKQWPGVTSLRDWHVYPRWEPQNLERAVPSLSPEGVDLLSKMLKYDPAERISAKAAMDHPYFDSLDKSQF